In the genome of Candidatus Paceibacterota bacterium, the window CGCCAAGAGAGTTTTATTCTAGCGAAGGAATACGGCTAATAATTTTTCTAAAAATAGCATTCCAGGCCTTAAATTCTTTTTCAAAATATTGGGGAAAATCTGTATTGTCAAAAAAGACGCTGGCTTCCTTAAAATTTTTCGCCCGGCTTAAAGCTATTAACCATTTCCCTGCCGAGGATTTATTTTCAAAGCTGCTGTCTTCCCCAAAACCGTATCCTAAAATAGCAATAAGCTTAATAATAAAATAGTAGTAGGCCAAATATTTTTGCCAGAGGGGGGCATTATGTTTTGCCAGGACCTCTTCTGCCTCCAAGAAACCGCCTATAATTTTCCAGAGTCCAATATCTGGTTCCGGGGCTAAAATAAGTTTATCAGCTAAATCCAACCCCTTCAGACACAAACCCAGAGAGGTTAAGTTACTCTTGAGGCCTAAGTACTGGGACTGAGATAGGGCGCTTATAAGCTTTAGGC includes:
- a CDS encoding recombination protein O N-terminal domain-containing protein, with protein sequence MLLSTPIYVLKSQNRGDSDRVYTAFSKKYGKIEFVAKGARKTLAKLSGYLERPAKASVSLTEGQGLKLISALSQSQYLGLKSNLTSLGLCLKGLDLADKLILAPEPDIGLWKIIGGFLEAEEVLAKHNAPLWQKYLAYYYFIIKLIAILGYGFGEDSSFENKSSAGKWLIALSRAKNFKEASVFFDNTDFPQYFEKEFKAWNAIFRKIISRIPSLE